One Ostrea edulis chromosome 2, xbOstEdul1.1, whole genome shotgun sequence genomic region harbors:
- the LOC125678422 gene encoding angiopoietin-4-like, with product MWNLLFMLGVCSLWLCAAEVTVKYQKGGNVQYVPLAPQANVESDIKILQEQISTLLKQREYDRAQIKELERRTIENRDASMKNEAKVVQLKVHISEILTRLTTIDENIEDTKKEQANLDYLQIQNTLGIKECQNQKDNLKRSIRKLDKKLSPLIEGIHNQYRNLSSKFDVFRYEYRNTSEYFVRRLAKTEHKIESKKSQHKSDVYAKMKEKYGKRKNYPDIINTNEVEGSGEIDDELIKTGHPNSNAVVEGSGDNANTVSPLYLKVKDFITEIYDRDLEISGLHEMFFNMEDHLERIEEKMTSIQMGNFMERLQNSLVNFTQNVITLEQWKIASSDIVNSTQINQQKIQHMMQMILNNTQHLQELEWKLTNAQSLSYQQFSLLRMHVIQLNNSVQDIKEDLMKRKNKYNTQSASTYSKIASPQLKTLSSRVEDLALQIIYNENRISKLEIEALNNSLFECRKFNADVYQDSRLLFLEKSHRRVNEDMVKMQAVNRKLDQGLYRVYLSSKNNTQLISTNGAHLTQLKNFLPFIIETHREMINFRLHLPKDCDEYYQQGSKLSGEYIIHPLYANMSAKVYCDMEEGVGGWTVLQNRFDGSVNFANDWDLYVQGFGQSTGEYWLGNQLIYYLTSQKKNSLKIEMTDFKDKLWVAEYDIFTLTDDEKFTLSVDGYHGNATDGLSYANRMGFSATDRDNDGTSSHCAMYHLAGWWYKHCHYGNLNGRYDLGMVWYNFDTDEWIQLKTSKMKIIPRK from the exons ATGTGGAATCTGCTTTTTATGTTGGGTGTTTGTTCTCTTTGGTTATGTGCAGCAGAAGTAACAGTCAAATATCAGAAGGGAGGAAATGTCCAGTATGTTCCGTTAGCACCACAAGCAAACGTGGAGTCTGACatcaaaattttacaagaaCAAATAAGTACACTTTTGAAGCAAAGAGAATATGAcag AGCTCAGATCAAGGAGCTTGAAAGAAGAACTATAGAGAATCGAGATGCTTCCATGAAGAATGAAGCAAAGGTCGTGCAGTTGAAGGTCCACATTTCTGAAATTTTGACCAGACTCACAacaattgatgaaaatattgagGACACTAAAAAAGAACAGGCTAACCTTGACTACCTACAAATACAAAACACACTGGGCATCAAAGAATGTCAAAATCAAAAGGACAACCTCAAAAGATCCATAAGAAAACTTGACAAgaagttatctcccttgataGAAGGAATACATAACCAATATAGGAATTTGTCATCAAAGTTTGATGTATTTCGGTATGAGTATCGAAACACATCAGAGTACTTTGTAAGAAGACTTGCAAAAACTGAACACAAAATTGAAAGCAAAAAATCACAACACAAGTCTGATGTCTATgccaaaatgaaagaaaaatatggaAAAAGGAAGAATTATCCTGATATCATAAATACCAATGAAGTGGAAGGGTCTGGTGAGATCGATGATGAGTTGATAAAAACTGGACACCCTAATTCTAATGCAGTGGTTGAGGGAAGTGGAGACAACGCTAACACAGTGTCCCCATTGTATCTCAAGGTCAAAGACTTTATTACTGAAATCTATGACCGAGACCTAGAAATATCTGGTCTTCATGAAATGTTTTTTAACATGGAAGATCATCTTGAAAGAATAGAAGAGAAAATGACCTCCATACAGATGGGAAATTTTATGGAAAGACTGCAAAATTCATTGGTGAACTTCACACAAAATGTTATCACGTTGGAACAATGGAAAATAGCTAGCTCAGACATTGTGAATTCTACCCAAATCAATCAGCAGAAGATTCAGCATATGATGCAGATGATCCTGAACAATACTCAACATTTACAAGAACTTGAGTGGAAACTTACAAATGCTCAGAGTCTATCATACCAGCAGTTTAGTTTGCTTAGAATGCATGTTATACAACTCAACAACTCAGTGCAAGATATCAAAGAGGATCTAATGAAACGGAAAAACAAGTACAACACCCAATCCGCTAGCACTTATTCAAAAATAGCATCACCTCAACTGAAAACTCTATCTTCTCGGGTAGAAGATCTTGCCTTACAAATCATATATAATGAAAACCGCATCTCTAAATTAGAAATAGAAGCACTCAACAATTCTCTCTTTGAATGTCGCAAGTTTAATGCAGATGTTTACCAGGACAGCAGACTACTGTTTCTGGAGAAATCACATCGGCGAGTGAACGAGGACATGGTGAAAATGCAGGCAGTTAACAGGAAGCTAGACCAGGGTTTATACCGAGTCTACCTCAGCTCAAAAAACAACACTCAGCTCATCTCAACTAATGGAGCTCATCTCACACAGCTAAAGAACTTTTTACCCTTCATCATTGAGACTCATAGAGAGATGATCAACTTTAGACTTCATTTACCAAAAG ATTGTGATGAGTACTACCAGCAGGGCAGCAAACTCTCAGGGGAGTACATCATTCATCCACTGTACGCCAACATGTCCGCCAAAGTTTACTGTGATATGGAGGAGGGTGTGGGAGGATGGACTGTATTACAGAACCGGTTCGATGGCAGTGTTAATTTTGCCAATGACTGGGACCTGTATGTTCAGGGTTTTGGTCAGTCTACTGGTGAATACTGGCTAGGAAACCAGCTCATTTACTACCTCACATCTCAGAAGAAAAATTCACTAAAGATAGAAATGACTGATTTCAAAGACAAACTTTGGGTAGCAGAGTATGACATTTTTACTCTCACTGATGATGAAAAATTCACCCTCTCTGTTGATGGTTACCATGGAAATGCCACTGATGGGCTGAGCTATGCTAACAGGATGGGATTCAGTGCAACAGATAGGGATAATGACGGGACCAGCTCTCACTGTGCAATGTATCACTTGGCTGGGTGGTGGTACAAACACTGTCACTATGGCAACCTTAATGGTCGATATGACCTGGGAATGGTGTGGTACAATTTTGATACGGATGAATGGATACAGCTGAAAActagcaaaatgaaaattataccaAGAAAATGA